The Ignavibacteria bacterium DNA window AAAGTACGAGGGTATGTACGTTGAATTCCGTAATGTCAGGGTAAGCGACAGAAATACCAGCGACGGATCTTTTAAGATAAATGACGAAAATGGAAATCAGATCTATATGTATGCCCAGAACGGGTATAATGCTATAGGCGGATATAAATTTAAGGACTATAGCGGTTACGTCCTGCCGCAGAATAACGCAAAACTTAACTATATAAGAGGCGTTATTCAGGACCGCTGGAGCGGAACAATTACAGGTTATACAATTACTCCTTTATACCCGAACGACATGGAAATCGGTTCACAGCCTCCTGCAATCTCTAAACTTAAAAGAAATACTGACCTTGTCAGCCCTGGCCAATCTGTAGACCTTACTGCTACAATTCTCCCGCAGAAAGGCGGCAGCATAAAGGATGCAAAAATTTATTACAGGGTAAACGGCGGCAGCTACAGCAATGTTCCAATGACAAAGACTGCAGATACCACAATATTCAAAGCAACCGTTCCTGCAATACAAAAAGATTCAGCTTTAGTAGATTTCTATGTATGGGCTCAGGATAACGATGACCAGGTATCCTACTTCCCGGCAGATACCGGAAGAAGCAACTACCTCTATATGGTTCTTAACAGGCCTGTTACAATCAGGGATGTACAGTACAATCCGCTTGGCGGCGGCTTCAGCCCTTATTCAGGCTATAAAGTTTCTCTTACGGGCGTAGTTACTGCCGATACATCTGATATCCCGGGAGACCAGAAAACTTATCTTGAACTGCAGAGAATTTTCATGCAGGATGGTTCAACACCCTGGAGCGGAATCTGGGTCTACGGAATTAAGGCTCTTCAGGTAATAACAGGTAATGATACCGTGGCAGTAAAAAGAGGAGACAAGATTACTGTAAGCGGAACCATCATTGAAGATTATAACCTGACTAGACTCGACTCTATTACATCTATTACTATCAGCTCTTCAAATAACCCCGTTCCTCAGCCGGTTGAACTTTTAACAAGCGATATAGCAACCAAAACTAACGGAACGGTTGATGCCGAAAAATATGAAGGCATGCTTGTTAAATATAAAAACCTTACTGTCCTAAAAGATAATGCCGACGACAATACATCATATAATGATGCTGAAATGCTCGTGGCTGATGAATCAGGCGTGGGTACAAGAGTTAAACTTGGCGATGGTGCCGGTACATACCATAACGGTTGGGACGCTACTGTTGTTACTTATCCTAACTGGACAAAAGTTGCAAAGGGCGACAAGTTCAGCAGCATAACCGGTGTCCTCATCTACACGGGCGGTAACTATAAGATTGTCCCGAGAAAAAATGACGACTACCAGGGCTACACAACAGGAGTTGAATCTGTAAGCAGCCAGCCTAAGAGCTTTGGCTTAAAGCAGAACTACCCGAACCCGTTCAACCCTTCTACAACAATTGAATACTCTGTTCCAAAGGGTGGAATGGTTACCCTTAAGATCTTTAACCTGATGGGCCAGGAAGTTAAAACTCTGGTTAATCAGTTCCAGAACGGCGGCACTTATAAGGCAACCTTTGATGCTTCAAATATGCCTTCAGGAATTTATTTCTACCAGTTAAATTCAGGCAGCATGAATTCCGTAAAGAAAATGCTTCTCCTGAAGTAATTCTTCTTTTATTCTTTTTAAGTATTTACCTCCTTTTATCCCCGCTTTCAACTGATGAAAGCGGGGAGGGGAGTTAGATGACTTTCAGCTTTTGTCCGGCTTTTTTGCCGGGCGTTGAATTTTAAGGATAATTTTTCAATACCATTTATAAAAAAATGAAGAAACTTTTACGTTTTGCACCTTTCTTATTGCTTGCTTTGTTTATTACGGCATGTAACGAAAAGATTACCGATATCCTCTCGCCCAATGAGGCTCCGCATACTTTTATGTCGCTCATGCCCGACGGGGATATATCAAAACAGCCCAGCAAACTGAAGGTCAGCTGGTGGGGCGATGACCCCGATGGTCTCGTCGTGGGATACTATTTTTCGTGGGATGACGTACACTGGTCATATACAACAAAAAATGACAGCGTATTTGCCTTAAAAATCGGAGCCTCTGATGTGAGCTACAATTTTAAGGTCGCCGCAGTGGATAACGGCGGAAACGGCGTCTATGATAATTCAGTTGTCCAGAATGGTATTGATTTCGGACCCGAACCATTCGTTGACCAGAACGGCGACGGCAAATATACTCCCGGTGAAAAGTTCTACGATATTGGACTTATAGACCCGAAACCTGCAAGCCTCAAATACCCATTGAAAAATTCGGCTCCGCAGCTGGAATTTAATCAGCTGACTACTCTGCCTGAGGTTTCATACCCGGTTATGACTCTCGGCTGGGATGCATCGGACGTTGATGGGGTTGAGACAATCGTTAAGATCAACATTGCACTTAACGATACAACAAAGTTTGTTACACTGCCCGGAAATACCAGGCTTGTCATGCTGCGCATGAAAGATTTTAATACTTCCGGAGCTCAGACAGAAATTTTAATTAATGCTTCTGAGGGAAATATTTACTCGCAGAAACTGGATGGCTTTAAGCTGAATGATTACAATAAGGTTTACATCCAGGCCGAGGACATTTCCGGAGCAAAAAGCGCCTTTACGGCTCTTCCTTCGGAATCCAGAAAGTGGTACGTTAAAAAGCCTGCAGGCAGCGTACTTATTATCGATGACAATAAAAGCGATCCTGCTGCAGCTGACTTCTTTAAGAATGTTTTTAATACGATGCACGGCGGGGCGCTCGCAAATAAATATGAAGTGTGGGATATCAGTGCAAACAAGGTCCCGTACGAAAACGTGACATTCCTTGAAACCATTAAATTCTTTAAATATATATTCTGGTATTCGGATGATGCTCCAAACCTCAATGAGGCAAGTATTTCATCAAGGAAATTTATTGACCTTGGAGGAAAAATTGCATTTTCGATGCCTTTGCCGGAAAAGATCGATAAATCCGTTTCGGCAGCAGAAAACAGTCTATTACTCAACAACCTGCTGAAATCTTTTCTTCCGGTCGATTCGGTAGGAAGTACTTACAAGAAAGACTATTTGACGACGCTTTTTTCCTCTAACGGTAAAGTTACAGGAATCAATTCATTGTACCCGGACCTCAAGATTATTACATCTATTTACTCTGTAAGGAGCATTTATCCTAAGGAATCTTACTCCGTACCAATCTACAACCTTGAGACTACACAGCTCTCGGGCAACAAGATAATTGGTGTCAGGGATCTTGAGAAGAAATTGTTTTTTATCGCGCTTCCTCTTGCCAAAGCTGACGGCAACCAGGGGAATGTGAAACTGCTATTGGAAAAGATCTTTTTTGAGGACTTTGGTTTATCACTATGAAAAAAACTATACTAATTACTTTCTTTTCAATCTTGCTTTCATTTCAGCTCTTCTCACAGGAAAAGGGGAGAATTGAGGGAAAGATTTCTGATGCCAAAACAAAGGAAATGCTTCCCGGCGTGAACGTTATTGTTAAAGGCACCTACTACGGCGCCCAGAGTGATGCCTCGGGTAAATTTGCAATTAACAGCGTTTCAACCGGTACCTATACAATTGAGGTCTCTTTTATAGGCTACAAGACTGTTCAGTTTACAGGCATCAAAATAGAAGCAAATAAAACAAAATCTCTTGACGTTAAACTTGAAGAATCTGCCCTCACGCTCGATAAGGACGTAGTCATTATAGGCGAGAAACCGCTGGTTGACGTTGAGGAAACACAGAGCAAGAAAACTCTCTCCCGTGACGAAATTGAAATGGCTGCCGTTGAAAATATATCGGACCTCGTGACTCAGCAGGCAGGCGTTATTAAAACTGATAACGAAATCCACATCCGCGGCGGACGCTCCTACGAGAACGCGCTTCTTGTTGACGGCGTTTCCGTGCAGGACCCCTTGTCCGGCACCGGCTTCGGCCTGCAGCTTTCTTCAAACGCCCTCGAGGAAGTTGAGGTTATTACGGGCGGCTATAACGCCGAGTTCGGCCAGGCTACCTCTGGCGTCGTGAACGTCAGGACTAGAGAAGGCGGTGACAAGTTCCACGGGTATGTTTCGTATAAA harbors:
- a CDS encoding T9SS type A sorting domain-containing protein → MKLRYLLISLILLSASSFAQKVYPLKTIKDIQYRTDEDLKAGKQSPAITDTVRIRAVALHSTLKDPSSSSSQPMIFCSSTNKYVLFVQDSSSEWAGLQVYQEDQNSGTNLWTVDSAQYVEFTGYAKDYFTSTEFVLISKPVPVPINTLDQAPNRPAAKVMKISDFTNAGVMDPLAEKYEGMYVEFRNVRVSDRNTSDGSFKINDENGNQIYMYAQNGYNAIGGYKFKDYSGYVLPQNNAKLNYIRGVIQDRWSGTITGYTITPLYPNDMEIGSQPPAISKLKRNTDLVSPGQSVDLTATILPQKGGSIKDAKIYYRVNGGSYSNVPMTKTADTTIFKATVPAIQKDSALVDFYVWAQDNDDQVSYFPADTGRSNYLYMVLNRPVTIRDVQYNPLGGGFSPYSGYKVSLTGVVTADTSDIPGDQKTYLELQRIFMQDGSTPWSGIWVYGIKALQVITGNDTVAVKRGDKITVSGTIIEDYNLTRLDSITSITISSSNNPVPQPVELLTSDIATKTNGTVDAEKYEGMLVKYKNLTVLKDNADDNTSYNDAEMLVADESGVGTRVKLGDGAGTYHNGWDATVVTYPNWTKVAKGDKFSSITGVLIYTGGNYKIVPRKNDDYQGYTTGVESVSSQPKSFGLKQNYPNPFNPSTTIEYSVPKGGMVTLKIFNLMGQEVKTLVNQFQNGGTYKATFDASNMPSGIYFYQLNSGSMNSVKKMLLLK